One Campylobacterota bacterium DNA segment encodes these proteins:
- the lpxD gene encoding UDP-3-O-(3-hydroxymyristoyl)glucosamine N-acyltransferase, whose protein sequence is MTLSEIASIVGCSVENGNIEIASMNTLQNAQKGEISFLSDGKYEKELTDTKASAVILPAAKAALLPEGVIALPSDEPYMAVAKLSKYFAKPIQSSDQAPLIGEGTVVYPTAHIENGALIGKNCTIMSGVYVGAEARIGDNVVLYPNVCVYRDCVVGNGVSIHAGTVIGSDGFGYAHTKTGEHVKLYQNGNVVIEDDVEIGANCTVDCAVFGSTLIKRGSKIDNLVQIGHNCVVGEYSILVSQVGLAGSTTLGRNVVMGGQSATAGHLSIAPFTTLAARAGVTKNVAKSGVYSGFPLMEHKLWLKLQAKLAKMIES, encoded by the coding sequence ATGACACTCTCCGAAATCGCATCGATCGTCGGATGCAGCGTCGAAAACGGTAACATCGAAATCGCGTCGATGAATACGCTGCAGAATGCCCAGAAGGGAGAAATATCGTTTCTCTCCGACGGAAAATACGAAAAAGAGCTGACCGATACCAAAGCCTCGGCCGTCATCCTCCCCGCCGCTAAAGCCGCGCTTCTGCCGGAGGGGGTGATTGCGCTTCCCAGCGACGAACCCTACATGGCGGTAGCGAAGCTTTCGAAATATTTCGCCAAGCCGATCCAAAGCAGCGACCAAGCGCCTCTCATCGGCGAAGGGACGGTCGTATACCCGACCGCACACATCGAAAACGGCGCCCTGATCGGAAAAAACTGCACGATCATGAGCGGGGTTTATGTCGGGGCCGAGGCACGCATCGGCGATAACGTTGTTCTCTATCCCAACGTTTGCGTCTACCGCGACTGCGTCGTCGGCAACGGCGTGAGCATCCATGCCGGAACGGTGATCGGAAGCGACGGTTTCGGATACGCCCACACCAAAACGGGCGAACACGTCAAACTCTATCAGAACGGAAACGTCGTAATCGAAGACGACGTCGAGATCGGGGCCAACTGTACCGTCGATTGCGCGGTATTCGGTTCGACGCTGATTAAACGGGGCTCGAAAATCGACAATCTGGTCCAGATCGGCCACAACTGCGTGGTCGGCGAATATTCGATCCTCGTTTCGCAGGTGGGGCTTGCGGGATCGACCACGTTGGGGCGCAACGTCGTGATGGGTGGCCAGAGCGCGACGGCCGGACACCTGAGCATTGCCCCCTTTACAACCCTGGCTGCCCGTGCCGGAGTAACAAAAAATGTTGCAAAAAGTGGCGTTTACAGCGGCTTTCCGCTCATGGAGCATAAATTGTGGCTGAAACTGCAGGCAAAATTGGCTAAAATGATCGAATCCTAA
- a CDS encoding pyridoxal phosphate-dependent aminotransferase, translated as MLTDRVNTLSESITIAISTLAQELKAQGKNILSFSAGEPDFDTPQVIKDAAIKAINDGFTKYTAVDGIPELKAAVALKLKRDNALEYKPNQIIVNNGAKHSLYNLFACTIQAGDEVIIPAPYWVTYPELVMYCGGSVVEIMTDDASGFKITPEQLKAALTPKTKMLILTSPSNPTGAVYTREELVALGKVLEGTDVIVASDEMYEKLIYDGEFTSAAAVSDDMFKRTVTINGLSKSVAMTGWRFGYMAAANTEIIQATKKLQSQSTSNINSITQKAAIVGLNGEADADIEAMRVQFKARRDEAVKLFNEVDGLSVLSPAGAFYLFVNIKEVSNDSMQFCKELLEDQGVAVVPGVGFGSEGYFRFSFATDIESIREGIKRIATFVASKK; from the coding sequence ATGTTAACCGATCGCGTCAACACACTCTCCGAATCGATTACCATCGCAATTTCAACCTTAGCACAAGAACTCAAAGCTCAGGGGAAAAATATCCTCAGTTTCTCTGCCGGCGAACCCGATTTCGACACCCCGCAGGTGATCAAAGACGCCGCCATCAAAGCGATCAACGACGGCTTTACGAAATACACCGCCGTAGACGGGATCCCCGAACTCAAAGCCGCCGTTGCCCTCAAGCTCAAACGGGACAACGCCCTGGAATATAAACCCAATCAGATCATCGTCAACAACGGAGCGAAACACTCTCTTTACAACCTCTTTGCCTGTACGATCCAAGCCGGCGACGAAGTCATCATTCCCGCTCCCTACTGGGTCACCTACCCCGAACTGGTTATGTACTGCGGCGGAAGCGTCGTCGAGATCATGACCGACGATGCGAGCGGGTTCAAAATCACCCCCGAGCAACTCAAAGCGGCATTGACGCCGAAAACAAAAATGCTGATCCTCACCTCTCCTTCGAATCCGACGGGTGCGGTCTATACGCGTGAGGAACTCGTTGCCCTGGGCAAAGTGCTCGAAGGGACCGATGTCATCGTCGCCAGCGACGAAATGTACGAAAAACTGATCTACGACGGCGAGTTCACCTCGGCCGCGGCAGTCAGCGACGATATGTTCAAACGCACCGTCACGATCAACGGCCTCTCCAAATCGGTCGCGATGACGGGATGGCGTTTCGGGTACATGGCCGCGGCCAATACCGAAATCATCCAGGCGACGAAAAAACTCCAGAGCCAGAGCACTTCGAACATCAACAGCATTACGCAAAAAGCGGCGATCGTCGGCCTCAACGGCGAAGCGGACGCCGACATCGAAGCGATGCGCGTTCAGTTCAAAGCGCGGCGCGACGAAGCGGTCAAACTCTTCAACGAGGTTGACGGTCTCAGCGTCCTCTCTCCTGCCGGAGCCTTTTACCTGTTCGTCAACATCAAAGAAGTGAGCAACGATTCGATGCAGTTTTGTAAAGAGCTGCTGGAAGATCAGGGGGTCGCCGTCGTTCCGGGCGTAGGGTTCGGTTCTGAGGGGTACTTCCGCTTCAGTTTTGCGACCGATATCGAAAGCATTCGTGAAGGGATCAAACGTATCGCGACGTTTGTCGCATCCAAAAAATAA
- a CDS encoding GGDEF domain-containing protein: MGKKTVYEKIFAIHDRTIEALREQHIPPYPSHYKKHFDAIFVQEADKNLLKNHKPDETSTDENHEGLSRYLDIAHRSLNAFAETHSDISHVAELQEQYLKNVAGNHLERCVTFVEGLSELGQNMTQELKKAQQKIDALSAELKNAVESLTTDTLTQVGNRRAFIDDLGRIIEAGKDKQLPIVLMMIDADNFKLLNDEYGHLAGDKVLYFLAQSIKSIIRSGDKVYRYGGEEFAVILNRCDLDQAFPIADKIRSKIEHSHLIYAGKTIHVTVSIGVTLHRHGDTHDTLIERADDALYRAKKARKNCTVVFDTPKPQE, translated from the coding sequence ATGGGCAAAAAGACCGTATACGAAAAAATATTCGCCATCCACGACCGGACGATAGAAGCGTTGCGCGAACAGCACATCCCGCCCTATCCCTCCCATTATAAAAAGCATTTTGACGCCATATTTGTTCAAGAGGCCGATAAGAATCTCCTCAAAAACCATAAACCCGACGAAACCTCCACCGACGAAAACCACGAAGGGCTGAGCCGCTATCTTGACATCGCCCATCGCTCGCTCAACGCTTTTGCCGAAACCCATTCGGATATCTCCCACGTCGCGGAGCTGCAGGAACAGTACCTTAAAAACGTCGCGGGGAATCACCTGGAGCGGTGCGTCACTTTCGTCGAAGGGCTCAGCGAACTGGGCCAGAATATGACACAAGAGCTGAAAAAGGCACAGCAAAAAATCGATGCCCTGAGTGCCGAACTCAAAAACGCCGTCGAAAGCCTCACGACCGATACCCTCACCCAGGTGGGAAACCGCCGCGCATTTATCGACGATCTGGGCCGGATCATCGAAGCGGGCAAAGACAAACAGCTTCCTATTGTTTTGATGATGATCGATGCCGACAATTTCAAGCTTCTCAACGACGAATACGGCCATCTTGCAGGGGACAAAGTCCTCTACTTCCTTGCGCAGAGCATCAAATCGATCATCCGTTCGGGGGACAAGGTCTATCGCTACGGCGGCGAGGAGTTTGCGGTCATCCTCAACCGCTGCGATCTGGATCAGGCGTTTCCGATCGCCGATAAAATCCGCTCGAAAATCGAACACAGTCATCTGATCTATGCGGGGAAAACCATTCACGTCACCGTCAGTATCGGGGTAACGCTCCACCGCCACGGCGATACTCACGATACCCTGATCGAGCGTGCCGACGATGCCCTCTACCGCGCCAAAAAAGCCCGCAAAAACTGCACTGTCGTTTTCGACACCCCCAAGCCCCAAGAGTAA
- a CDS encoding helix-turn-helix domain-containing protein → MQRHQPHFHRISLHQDTYYDTKGKLVVDGDKRVFLSHSEITVLELLLYYRGETLLYETLEYAFLSSENKSRNALKIIVSNLRRKIPGLPIRSIPKIGYILL, encoded by the coding sequence ATGCAGCGCCATCAACCCCATTTCCACCGAATATCCCTTCATCAAGATACGTATTACGATACAAAAGGAAAACTGGTCGTCGACGGAGACAAACGTGTTTTTCTCTCCCATTCCGAAATCACCGTACTGGAACTGTTGCTCTATTACCGCGGCGAAACGCTGCTCTACGAAACACTTGAATACGCTTTCCTTTCGTCTGAAAACAAAAGCCGAAATGCCCTTAAAATCATCGTCAGCAATCTGCGCAGAAAGATCCCGGGGCTCCCCATCCGCTCAATACCTAAAATCGGCTACATTCTCCTGTAA
- a CDS encoding diguanylate cyclase: protein MKEKIRRILPYIIAAIGLYLFLIVMVSLFFLDRYEREKKLYLQKRLETASVEIETLKLTYDTIARTMFDSSINTPCVTEMMARAADGDDEQKERIRHQLHGHFSRLYRSLEEHNVRQLHFHLPGSVSFLRFHRPEKFGDSLQGIRPAIDAVNRTRRSVSGFEEGRIFNGFRHVFPLFHEGRFVGTVELSYSFDAIKRLAQNLYPAYYTLILRRSVVENKVFSDERSNYSTSALSPDYLVDNRLHERGRYLFTKEWLSRLNAVFSESFEDFEDQRTPRIIPAVLDGKGYLMLLNPLESFDRKHVGYIVAYLPDQHLINLESNFKTVIMFALILGVPPTVMIVYFLYRLRQHHKLLIRHANTDRLTRIANRASLLYQIGFMIKNARRGRTPLSVIFFDIDHFKQINDAHGHRMGDKALVDVSTLVKKRIRESDIVGRWGGEEFIILLPHTKLHDAIMLADEIRILIGAYPFEHGYMSCSFGVAELEEDDTEETLINRADAMLYQAKEQGRNRVCPALE, encoded by the coding sequence ATGAAAGAAAAAATCCGCAGGATTCTGCCCTATATCATTGCCGCCATCGGCCTGTATCTGTTTTTGATCGTCATGGTCAGCCTTTTTTTCCTCGATCGGTACGAACGAGAAAAAAAACTCTATCTCCAAAAACGGCTCGAGACCGCATCGGTTGAAATCGAAACGCTGAAGCTGACCTACGACACCATCGCGCGGACGATGTTCGATTCGTCGATCAACACCCCCTGCGTTACCGAAATGATGGCCCGCGCCGCGGACGGGGACGATGAGCAAAAAGAGCGGATACGCCATCAGCTTCACGGCCATTTTAGCCGTTTGTACCGATCGCTCGAAGAACACAATGTCCGCCAGCTCCATTTTCACCTGCCCGGTTCGGTCAGTTTTCTGCGGTTTCACCGCCCCGAAAAATTCGGAGACTCGTTGCAGGGTATACGACCGGCGATTGATGCGGTAAACCGCACGCGCCGAAGCGTCAGCGGATTCGAGGAAGGGCGTATCTTTAACGGATTCCGCCATGTATTTCCGCTGTTTCATGAAGGTCGGTTCGTAGGGACGGTCGAACTGTCGTATTCTTTTGATGCGATCAAACGGTTGGCCCAAAACCTCTATCCGGCGTATTACACACTGATCTTGCGCCGTAGTGTCGTGGAAAACAAAGTTTTCAGCGATGAACGCTCCAATTATTCAACTTCGGCGTTAAGCCCTGATTATCTTGTCGACAACCGACTTCATGAGAGGGGGCGCTATCTGTTTACCAAAGAGTGGCTCAGCCGCCTCAATGCCGTGTTTTCAGAGTCCTTTGAAGATTTTGAAGATCAGCGTACACCCCGTATCATCCCCGCGGTTTTGGACGGTAAAGGGTACCTGATGCTGCTAAACCCGCTGGAGAGTTTTGACCGTAAGCACGTCGGGTACATCGTTGCGTATCTGCCGGACCAGCATCTGATCAATCTGGAAAGCAACTTCAAAACGGTCATCATGTTTGCCCTGATCCTAGGCGTCCCGCCGACAGTGATGATCGTCTATTTCCTATACCGGCTTCGTCAGCACCACAAGCTGTTGATCCGTCACGCCAATACCGACCGGCTGACGCGGATTGCCAACCGTGCATCACTGCTGTACCAAATCGGTTTCATGATCAAAAACGCGCGTCGGGGACGTACGCCGTTATCGGTAATCTTTTTCGACATTGATCATTTCAAGCAGATCAACGACGCACACGGCCACCGGATGGGGGATAAGGCGCTCGTCGATGTCAGCACTCTCGTAAAAAAGCGGATTCGTGAAAGCGATATCGTCGGCCGGTGGGGTGGGGAAGAGTTTATCATTCTGCTTCCGCATACGAAATTACACGATGCGATCATGCTGGCCGATGAGATTCGGATACTCATCGGCGCCTATCCGTTCGAACACGGCTACATGAGCTGCAGTTTCGGCGTTGCCGAACTCGAAGAAGACGATACCGAAGAAACCCTCATCAACCGGGCCGATGCGATGCTCTACCAGGCCAAAGAACAGGGACGAAACCGCGTCTGCCCCGCGCTGGAGTAA
- a CDS encoding mechanosensitive ion channel domain-containing protein — MDRELAFIQQFYLRTIDFLANYSFQIIGAVIIVLLGWFLSKYIYRVLIRFFGNHDFDPTLGKFAANIARLLVFGAMVVVAIGKLGISIAPFVAAVGAVFLTAGLAIQGSVANYAAGISLIITRPFRIGDTILVNNVYGEVEEIKLAYTTLRTEDEELITVPNKNMIGEVIVNSSNYRIVESRVGIAYADDAEKVIALIKSVIGACDFVSTEHAAIVGIESFGDSALVIGMRYWVPTRNFFRFQYEVNLLVYNALRREGITIPFPQREIAIVRSV; from the coding sequence ATGGACCGGGAGTTGGCGTTTATCCAGCAGTTTTATCTCAGAACAATTGATTTTCTGGCGAATTACAGTTTTCAGATCATCGGGGCGGTCATTATCGTTCTGCTCGGATGGTTTTTATCCAAATACATCTATCGGGTACTGATCCGTTTTTTTGGAAATCACGATTTCGATCCGACGCTTGGAAAGTTTGCCGCAAACATCGCCAGGCTGCTGGTTTTCGGTGCGATGGTCGTAGTGGCCATCGGTAAACTCGGGATCTCGATTGCTCCGTTTGTCGCCGCCGTAGGGGCAGTTTTCCTTACCGCAGGACTCGCGATTCAGGGAAGTGTGGCCAACTATGCCGCCGGTATCTCGCTCATCATTACCCGGCCTTTCCGGATCGGGGATACGATTCTCGTCAACAACGTTTACGGCGAAGTCGAAGAGATCAAACTTGCCTACACGACTCTGAGAACCGAAGACGAAGAACTTATTACCGTTCCGAATAAAAACATGATCGGCGAGGTGATCGTCAACTCATCGAACTATCGCATCGTCGAATCGCGGGTCGGCATCGCGTATGCGGATGATGCCGAAAAAGTGATCGCTCTGATCAAAAGCGTCATCGGCGCGTGCGATTTCGTCTCGACCGAACATGCCGCGATCGTAGGAATCGAAAGTTTCGGGGATAGCGCGCTGGTTATCGGGATGCGTTACTGGGTTCCGACCCGCAATTTTTTCAGGTTCCAGTACGAAGTCAATCTTCTGGTTTACAATGCGCTGCGGCGGGAGGGGATTACGATTCCCTTCCCGCAAAGGGAAATCGCGATCGTACGGAGTGTTTAG
- a CDS encoding tetratricopeptide repeat protein — protein sequence MTMTLKAAFLSAVLLGAALADDRSEEGRRYLIRGIAAIEMAKSEKELAGAAEQFAKATQIAPDLAAAWYNLGSVQAKLGRYKEAMDSYQHYLNLNPKADDAPKIRDEIIKLEYRMEQAQKVAALAGVWIDNYGRHFKLEISDNRITLISSRTPDDNDVISTYSLVGKVPVHVGIKETFQLEMSGQTLSGKWSKDGYQADKCTIPPLASNAAGEVSLEENKIVLRHIDTKFSAATQINIFDDFCLGVKTTEQKEVERIFQKRIEHPAP from the coding sequence ATGACTATGACGTTAAAAGCCGCTTTCCTCTCCGCAGTTCTGCTGGGGGCCGCTCTCGCGGACGACCGATCCGAAGAGGGGCGGCGCTATCTGATACGCGGTATCGCCGCCATCGAAATGGCCAAATCGGAAAAAGAGCTCGCCGGAGCCGCCGAACAGTTCGCCAAAGCGACGCAAATCGCCCCCGATCTTGCCGCGGCATGGTACAATCTCGGATCGGTTCAGGCCAAACTCGGCCGCTACAAAGAGGCGATGGACAGCTATCAGCATTACCTCAATCTCAATCCCAAAGCCGATGACGCGCCGAAAATCCGCGACGAGATCATCAAGCTCGAATACCGCATGGAACAGGCCCAGAAAGTTGCGGCATTGGCGGGCGTGTGGATCGACAATTACGGCCGGCATTTCAAACTCGAAATCTCCGACAACCGTATTACGCTCATTTCCAGCCGAACCCCCGACGACAACGACGTCATATCTACCTACAGCCTTGTAGGCAAAGTGCCGGTGCACGTTGGCATCAAGGAAACGTTCCAGCTCGAAATGAGCGGTCAGACGCTTAGCGGCAAATGGAGCAAAGACGGTTATCAGGCCGACAAATGCACCATTCCCCCCCTTGCCAGTAATGCCGCAGGCGAGGTTTCGCTCGAAGAGAACAAAATCGTTTTGCGTCACATCGATACCAAATTTTCCGCCGCGACCCAGATCAACATATTTGACGATTTTTGCCTTGGGGTAAAAACGACCGAACAAAAAGAGGTGGAACGCATTTTCCAGAAGCGGATTGAGCACCCCGCTCCCTAA
- a CDS encoding FecR family protein encodes MKRFWIVMLLAGWIEISSAAEAGVQALVWAQKERDGAMAAVSSAEKRLEAAQSDLRVAQAVQNDPQTAKDPDASAVAREAVRVSHQGVREAEGLLERARVLLRKKEHFLRSVREAASSGKGNEGIFIPTGGEVKRSWNGVVSDADTPALLRAGERVDVGRGGSAKLFVAGGDAEVDVGENSSFSVNREGEGGFEALLSDGVAHVKAKLKHYFGKKFEVRTPAAVCAVRGTEFTLSHHSWGSRIEVFEGTVSVRTPSSQTVIEVHAAQGCDILNDKGVQPPTALKDRQGGAHDPR; translated from the coding sequence ATGAAACGCTTTTGGATTGTAATGTTGTTGGCGGGTTGGATCGAAATCTCTTCGGCGGCCGAAGCGGGGGTGCAGGCATTGGTTTGGGCGCAGAAAGAGCGTGATGGTGCGATGGCCGCCGTTTCCTCCGCCGAAAAACGGCTGGAAGCGGCGCAAAGCGATCTGCGTGTCGCCCAAGCGGTCCAAAACGACCCTCAAACCGCTAAAGACCCCGATGCGTCGGCGGTTGCCCGCGAAGCGGTGAGGGTAAGTCATCAGGGTGTGCGGGAAGCGGAAGGGCTGCTGGAACGTGCCAGGGTTTTGTTGCGCAAAAAAGAGCACTTCCTCCGTTCGGTCCGTGAAGCCGCATCGTCCGGCAAAGGGAACGAGGGTATCTTCATCCCCACCGGCGGCGAAGTCAAACGTTCATGGAACGGCGTCGTTTCGGATGCCGACACGCCCGCGCTCCTACGAGCGGGAGAACGGGTCGATGTCGGCAGGGGCGGATCGGCGAAGCTTTTTGTAGCGGGCGGGGATGCCGAAGTGGATGTCGGCGAAAACAGCAGTTTTAGCGTAAACCGTGAAGGAGAGGGGGGATTTGAAGCACTACTTTCCGATGGGGTCGCCCATGTCAAGGCGAAGCTGAAGCACTATTTCGGCAAAAAGTTCGAAGTCAGAACCCCTGCGGCGGTATGCGCGGTTCGGGGAACCGAATTTACACTCAGCCACCATTCCTGGGGGAGCCGGATCGAAGTTTTCGAAGGGACGGTATCGGTACGCACACCTTCGTCCCAAACGGTGATCGAAGTGCATGCCGCTCAGGGGTGCGACATTCTGAACGACAAGGGGGTCCAGCCTCCCACAGCGTTGAAAGACCGGCAAGGCGGCGCCCATGATCCGCGCTAA
- a CDS encoding PDZ domain-containing protein — protein sequence MTIKTLMTIKTFHNIGMVLILCVSAAYAAESAQDARKYMVRGVAAIEMAKTPAELEEAAAEFVRATELDPSLAAAWYNLGSIKAKLGDYNGAIASYKRYLSLVPKAEDASKIQDEIIKLEFRQEKALKSSSRQGTWVSADGTPFILKSDGNGMTLETDRHFITDDEAEGTYPLVGKMWITEKEQLKYDLQVSGNKLSGTWKHSSFKAGECTIPEESGEVTGEIKDSEKKIVLRYARIKYLATNSGSLFGDDYCAGVKAKETKETETVFRGPLPRGGIMAVLSGIHWYWPGGFSSIQTGWTGHLIVSDVNPNAPAFAAGLRAEDMILAINGVEVKGLPTAQEAILLLRGDIGSEVVLDVLHKGEEKSVTLRFKRVNVWDYVRGKSWVN from the coding sequence ATGACGATCAAAACTTTGATGACGATCAAAACTTTTCATAACATAGGGATGGTGTTGATTCTTTGCGTATCGGCGGCGTATGCCGCGGAATCGGCTCAGGACGCGCGAAAATACATGGTCCGCGGCGTGGCGGCAATCGAGATGGCGAAAACTCCGGCAGAGCTCGAGGAAGCGGCGGCCGAATTTGTCCGGGCAACCGAGCTGGATCCGTCATTGGCGGCAGCATGGTATAACCTGGGGTCGATCAAAGCAAAACTGGGAGATTATAACGGCGCCATTGCGAGTTACAAACGCTACCTCTCTTTGGTTCCCAAAGCCGAGGATGCGTCCAAGATTCAAGACGAGATCATCAAGCTTGAATTCAGACAGGAAAAGGCGCTTAAATCATCATCCCGCCAAGGGACGTGGGTCTCAGCGGACGGGACACCTTTCATCCTAAAATCCGATGGTAACGGTATGACTTTGGAAACCGATCGGCACTTTATTACGGACGATGAGGCCGAAGGGACGTATCCTCTGGTCGGCAAGATGTGGATCACAGAAAAAGAACAGTTGAAATACGATCTGCAAGTAAGCGGCAATAAGCTCTCGGGAACATGGAAGCATTCATCGTTCAAGGCGGGTGAATGCACGATTCCCGAAGAGAGCGGAGAGGTGACCGGCGAAATTAAAGATTCGGAAAAAAAGATCGTCTTGCGGTATGCGCGGATCAAATATCTCGCGACGAACAGCGGTTCCCTGTTCGGAGACGACTATTGTGCCGGAGTCAAAGCGAAAGAGACAAAAGAAACCGAAACCGTTTTCCGGGGGCCGCTTCCAAGAGGAGGCATTATGGCTGTTCTTTCGGGAATTCACTGGTATTGGCCGGGCGGGTTTTCATCCATACAGACGGGATGGACGGGTCATTTGATCGTCAGTGACGTCAATCCCAACGCTCCGGCCTTTGCAGCGGGACTGCGTGCAGAGGATATGATCTTGGCAATTAACGGAGTTGAAGTAAAGGGATTGCCTACGGCACAAGAAGCCATATTGCTTTTGCGCGGCGATATCGGAAGTGAAGTCGTACTGGACGTGTTGCACAAGGGTGAGGAAAAATCGGTCACCTTACGTTTCAAGCGCGTCAACGTATGGGATTACGTGCGCGGAAAGTCGTGGGTTAACTGA
- a CDS encoding sensor domain-containing diguanylate cyclase, which produces MIKIIDSEEFSHFLRINRNDIIKRWMGKSEVQNVLHRHSLPAIEKNTHLFYRFCDCYISVIEWRATVSECHAKIDFLQLLNNYNVTTADLFTLIIKLKNAIEEVIFENGNLSYALQSEIDSLTLQMANDLASNFESIIRSNQNYKSENSNLLAEYKKAVDLSNIVSKTNPKGVITYVNDKFCEISGYTREELIGKPHNIIRHPEMSREAFKNLWDTIKAKRSWSGVVTNMKKDGGTYIVDTTVIPILDVDGDIVEYIAIRHDITELEQTKQQLRNINQAMKYKVDELYSMTNALEEKASKDNLTGINNRENFEEMFGIEIANARRYDQPLSLIIFDVDHFKAINDTYGHQMGDLILRDMVELVARNLKKGDLFARWGGEEFVILTPSTDITGASNLSENIRMLVQSNGFSGIDEKITLSFGIAQLDGNDDKKTLFQKADAALYEAKKKGRNRVEIYNPLL; this is translated from the coding sequence GTGATCAAAATTATCGACAGTGAAGAGTTTTCGCATTTTTTGCGCATCAACCGCAACGACATTATCAAACGATGGATGGGGAAAAGCGAGGTCCAAAACGTCCTCCACCGCCATTCGCTCCCGGCAATCGAGAAAAACACCCATTTGTTCTATCGCTTCTGTGACTGCTACATCAGCGTCATTGAATGGCGTGCGACGGTCTCGGAGTGCCATGCAAAAATCGATTTTCTCCAGCTTCTGAACAACTACAACGTCACCACGGCCGACCTGTTCACCCTCATCATCAAGCTGAAAAACGCGATCGAAGAGGTCATTTTTGAAAACGGCAACCTCTCCTATGCCCTGCAAAGCGAGATCGATTCGCTGACCCTTCAGATGGCAAACGATCTGGCGTCGAATTTCGAAAGCATCATCCGCAGCAACCAAAATTACAAAAGCGAAAATTCCAACCTCCTTGCCGAATACAAAAAAGCGGTCGATCTGAGCAACATCGTTTCCAAAACCAATCCCAAAGGGGTGATAACCTACGTCAACGACAAATTCTGCGAAATCTCCGGATACACCCGCGAAGAACTGATCGGAAAACCGCATAACATCATTCGTCATCCCGAAATGTCCCGCGAGGCGTTCAAGAATCTCTGGGATACCATCAAGGCGAAACGAAGCTGGAGCGGCGTCGTCACCAACATGAAAAAAGACGGCGGAACCTATATCGTCGATACGACCGTCATACCGATTCTCGACGTGGACGGCGACATTGTCGAATACATCGCGATACGCCACGACATCACCGAACTCGAGCAGACCAAGCAACAGCTGCGCAACATTAATCAGGCGATGAAATACAAAGTCGACGAACTTTATTCGATGACCAACGCCCTCGAAGAAAAAGCGTCCAAAGACAACCTCACGGGGATCAATAACCGTGAAAATTTCGAGGAGATGTTCGGGATCGAGATCGCCAACGCGCGCCGATACGATCAGCCGCTTAGCCTAATCATATTCGACGTCGATCATTTCAAGGCTATTAACGATACCTACGGTCATCAGATGGGTGACCTGATTTTAAGAGACATGGTCGAACTCGTCGCCCGTAACCTCAAGAAAGGGGACCTCTTCGCCCGATGGGGAGGAGAGGAATTCGTGATTCTCACCCCCTCCACCGATATCACCGGAGCGTCCAACCTCTCCGAAAATATCCGGATGCTGGTGCAGTCGAACGGCTTTAGCGGCATCGACGAAAAAATCACTCTCAGCTTCGGTATTGCCCAGCTCGATGGGAACGACGACAAAAAAACCCTTTTCCAAAAAGCGGATGCGGCACTTTATGAAGCCAAAAAGAAAGGGCGCAACCGGGTTGAAATTTACAATCCGCTGCTGTAG
- a CDS encoding DUF1294 domain-containing protein, with protein sequence MKAFILLFVLFNLFTFALFGYDKFLARTNRSRIREKTLLTLALMGGSVGAVFAQKIFRHKNQKYRKLFWIILIVQFVVFEGLWLYSRTTTITF encoded by the coding sequence ATGAAAGCATTCATCCTTCTCTTCGTCTTGTTCAATCTGTTCACTTTTGCCCTTTTCGGCTATGACAAATTTCTCGCCAGGACCAACCGTTCCCGCATCCGCGAAAAAACTCTCTTGACTCTCGCGCTGATGGGAGGAAGCGTTGGCGCGGTATTCGCCCAGAAAATTTTCCGTCATAAAAACCAAAAATACCGAAAACTTTTTTGGATCATACTGATTGTGCAGTTTGTTGTCTTCGAGGGGCTGTGGCTCTATTCCCGAACGACTACCATCACGTTTTGA